A single region of the Lentisphaera araneosa HTCC2155 genome encodes:
- a CDS encoding TRAP transporter substrate-binding protein yields the protein MKKILIVLLVGSLLFGACVRRKKEAAHGGVKTRLKIASSYNSALPILGDSVKIMADRLELSSGGAITVRLMEPQDVGGLQAILEAVSSGKVDAGYGSAGFWAGKMPAGPLFSSVPFGPEAGPYLAWMKQGNGMKLYQQMYDDAGYNVKVLLCTVLPPETSGWFRKEINSQEDLKGLKMRFFGLGARVMEKMDVSTMLLGGGEIYPAMEKGVIDATEFSMPSIDKKIGLYKIAKYNYFPGWHQQSTLLELIVNKDKWNKLPESQKALIEMACNESLMNSLAQGEGTQFQVMKDNVEKYDVHIKRWNDQMLKAYEQAWKEVVKEESAKDKFFDEVWTDLSQFRKNYSLWEDNAYLPRHRK from the coding sequence ATGAAAAAGATATTGATAGTTTTGTTAGTAGGAAGTCTGCTTTTTGGCGCTTGCGTACGTCGCAAAAAAGAGGCGGCACATGGCGGGGTGAAAACACGACTGAAAATTGCCTCTTCATATAATAGTGCTTTGCCCATTTTAGGGGATTCAGTCAAGATAATGGCGGATCGTTTGGAACTCTCGAGCGGAGGTGCAATCACGGTGCGACTGATGGAACCGCAGGATGTGGGTGGGTTACAGGCTATTTTGGAAGCGGTGAGTTCAGGTAAAGTTGATGCGGGTTATGGCTCGGCAGGTTTTTGGGCAGGAAAGATGCCAGCAGGCCCTTTGTTTTCTTCAGTGCCTTTCGGACCAGAAGCAGGACCTTATCTCGCTTGGATGAAACAAGGCAATGGCATGAAGCTCTATCAACAGATGTATGATGATGCGGGCTATAATGTAAAAGTTCTTTTGTGTACGGTTTTACCTCCCGAGACTTCGGGTTGGTTCAGGAAAGAAATCAATAGTCAAGAAGATCTGAAGGGGCTCAAGATGCGCTTCTTTGGCTTAGGTGCCCGAGTTATGGAGAAAATGGATGTTTCCACCATGCTTTTGGGAGGCGGAGAAATTTATCCCGCCATGGAAAAAGGCGTCATTGACGCAACTGAATTCTCGATGCCTTCGATCGACAAAAAAATTGGTCTCTATAAAATTGCTAAGTACAATTACTTCCCCGGTTGGCATCAGCAATCCACTTTGCTCGAGTTGATCGTAAACAAAGATAAATGGAACAAATTGCCCGAGTCGCAAAAAGCTCTAATCGAAATGGCCTGTAACGAGAGCCTGATGAATTCTTTGGCTCAAGGTGAAGGAACCCAGTTCCAGGTGATGAAAGACAACGTGGAAAAATATGATGTGCATATCAAACGTTGGAATGATCAAATGCTCAAGGCCTACGAGCAAGCTTGGAAAGAAGTGGTGAAGGAAGAATCAGCTAAAGATAAGTTTTTTGATGAAGTTTGGACTGACTTATCTCAATTTCGTAAAAACTATTCCCTCTGGGAAGATAACGCCTACCTTCCGCGACATCGAAAATGA